One genomic region from Bacillus sp. SLBN-46 encodes:
- a CDS encoding exonuclease SbcCD subunit D, whose translation MKFIHTADWHLGKLVHGVYMTENQREALEQFVAIVAEEKPDAVVIAGDLYDRSVPPTDAVELLDEILFKINVELKTPVVAIAGNHDSAERLSFGSSWYKHSQFYLSGKLTNSFKPVHINGVNFYLVPYAEPGVVRQLLEDETIHSHQEAMKALIGKMEESLNPNEPNVLVGHAFVLGGQTSDSERVLSVGGSGCVGAELFEPFSYTALGHLHSPDAINHSKVKYSGSLLKYSFSEAKQRKSISIIEMDEKGNFTHRYRSLTPRHDMRELEGHLEQLLDPHFYEKELVHDYLKVTLLDEGALIDPINKLRQVYPNVLHLERKIDITDLKKKQSFSAIRSEKKSELELFEQFYSEITTSDFTSDKKAVMAEIIEKVLREEGIK comes from the coding sequence ATGAAATTTATCCATACCGCGGATTGGCATTTGGGCAAATTAGTTCACGGTGTATATATGACAGAAAATCAACGCGAGGCATTGGAACAATTTGTGGCTATTGTAGCCGAAGAGAAGCCAGATGCGGTTGTCATTGCAGGAGATTTATATGACCGATCCGTGCCTCCGACGGATGCAGTAGAGTTACTGGATGAGATTCTTTTTAAGATTAATGTAGAGTTGAAGACGCCTGTGGTTGCAATTGCTGGTAACCACGACAGTGCAGAGCGTCTGTCGTTCGGCAGCTCTTGGTATAAACACAGCCAATTCTATTTGTCTGGTAAATTAACAAACAGCTTTAAGCCTGTACACATTAATGGAGTGAACTTCTATCTTGTTCCTTATGCAGAGCCGGGGGTTGTCCGCCAGCTTCTTGAAGACGAGACGATCCACTCCCATCAAGAGGCCATGAAAGCACTTATCGGCAAAATGGAAGAATCATTAAATCCAAATGAACCGAACGTTTTGGTAGGACATGCCTTTGTCCTGGGGGGGCAAACCTCTGATTCCGAGCGAGTATTATCTGTTGGTGGTTCTGGGTGTGTGGGTGCTGAATTGTTCGAACCATTCTCTTATACAGCTCTAGGCCATTTGCACAGTCCTGATGCCATCAACCACAGTAAAGTGAAATATTCGGGTTCCCTATTAAAATATTCTTTTTCAGAAGCCAAACAGAGAAAGTCCATCTCAATCATCGAAATGGATGAGAAGGGGAATTTTACCCATCGTTACCGCTCGCTTACACCAAGGCACGATATGCGTGAGCTAGAAGGCCATTTGGAACAATTGCTCGACCCCCATTTTTATGAAAAAGAACTGGTCCATGATTATTTGAAAGTTACTCTACTTGACGAAGGGGCACTAATAGACCCGATCAATAAATTGCGCCAAGTGTACCCTAATGTTCTACATCTTGAAAGAAAAATAGACATAACTGATTTGAAAAAAAAGCAGTCGTTCAGCGCAATCCGAAGCGAGAAAAAGTCAGAGCTTGAGTTATTTGAACAATTTTACTCTGAGATAACTACGTCTGATTTTACTAGTGATAAAAAAGCGGTTATGGCAGAGATTATCGAAAAAGTACTGCGTGAGGAGGGAATCAAATGA
- a CDS encoding cold-shock protein, with protein MKNGKVKWFNSEKGFGFIEAEDGNDVFVHYSAIQTEGFKTLEEGQEVSFEVVEGARGPQAANVTKK; from the coding sequence ATGAAAAACGGTAAAGTAAAATGGTTTAACTCAGAAAAAGGTTTTGGATTCATCGAAGCAGAAGATGGAAACGACGTATTCGTTCACTATTCTGCAATCCAAACAGAAGGTTTCAAAACTTTAGAAGAAGGTCAAGAAGTTTCTTTCGAAGTTGTTGAAGGAGCTCGTGGACCACAAGCTGCAAACGTAACTAAGAAGTAA
- a CDS encoding TIGR04190 family B12-binding domain/radical SAM domain protein: MYDLVLLHPPTVYDFRKEMLFTGPISDVVPSSPVFEMYPIGLTSIGDFLERYGLKVKIINIANRMLLNPKFDVEKKIRKIKTKAFGIDLHWLPHAHGSIELAKIIKKYHPDTPVMFGGLSSTYFHKELIQYPFIDFVLRGDTTEKLILLLLNKLEGKETDSFFNIPNLTWKKGTDYHYNDMTYVPDSLDEFDFPGYRYIIRSVFKYFNLLDPLPYKGWLQYPNTAILTSKGCTYNCLICGGSKDAYELNCNRKKLVMRSPKKMLEDIVFIQRFTRAPIFLLNDIRQGGKEYVEEFLAGLEKMKVKNEIVFELFNFADEEFFKQLHKSIPKYSIELTLESADEDIRKYNGKLPCSNEKVIEMLQGALKHNCAKIDLFFMTGIPNQDYESAMRNVDFCEKIHKKCDGNQRISYFVAPLSPFLDPGSPAFEHPEKYGYKKFCHKLEDFREAMRQPSWKNMLSYETNSMTRAEIVRATYDSALKLNDFKYKNNLITKDVHDEVAVKIDKSLEFLQRLDRIILLPKSKQKQEMEKIKEEVDQINRHSICGKNELKWEVKKLFADFPSLTYIGLELLVKDIIKGVKCRVGKIDRNIVFTGESQNSSIEK, translated from the coding sequence ATGTATGACTTGGTATTGCTGCATCCCCCAACGGTATATGATTTTCGAAAGGAGATGCTATTTACAGGTCCAATTAGCGATGTCGTTCCTTCTTCTCCCGTATTTGAGATGTACCCGATAGGCTTAACAAGCATCGGAGATTTTCTTGAGCGGTATGGACTAAAAGTAAAAATCATTAATATCGCCAATCGTATGTTATTAAACCCTAAGTTTGATGTAGAAAAGAAAATCAGGAAAATAAAAACAAAGGCTTTTGGCATTGACCTCCATTGGCTTCCACATGCTCATGGAAGTATAGAACTTGCAAAAATCATCAAAAAATACCACCCAGATACCCCAGTCATGTTCGGCGGACTTTCCAGTACTTATTTTCACAAAGAACTCATCCAATATCCGTTTATTGATTTTGTTTTGCGCGGCGATACAACGGAAAAATTAATTCTATTGCTCCTAAATAAACTAGAGGGAAAGGAAACGGACAGTTTTTTTAATATTCCTAATCTTACATGGAAAAAGGGAACAGACTATCACTATAACGATATGACCTATGTTCCTGATAGTTTAGATGAATTCGATTTTCCAGGCTATCGATACATCATTCGGTCCGTATTTAAATATTTTAATCTACTTGATCCATTGCCTTATAAAGGGTGGCTACAGTATCCGAATACAGCCATCTTAACGTCAAAAGGATGTACCTATAATTGTTTGATTTGCGGTGGCTCGAAGGATGCCTATGAGCTAAACTGTAATCGAAAAAAACTGGTGATGAGATCGCCTAAAAAAATGCTTGAGGACATAGTATTTATTCAACGATTTACACGTGCTCCCATTTTCCTGTTAAATGATATTAGGCAGGGAGGAAAAGAGTACGTTGAGGAATTCCTTGCCGGGTTAGAAAAAATGAAAGTGAAGAATGAAATTGTGTTCGAATTATTTAATTTTGCGGACGAAGAGTTCTTTAAACAACTCCATAAATCCATTCCAAAATACAGTATTGAATTAACACTTGAATCAGCAGACGAGGATATTCGAAAGTATAATGGGAAGCTTCCATGTTCAAATGAAAAGGTCATTGAAATGCTTCAAGGGGCCTTAAAACACAATTGTGCCAAAATTGATTTATTCTTTATGACGGGGATACCGAATCAAGATTATGAAAGTGCAATGAGAAATGTAGATTTTTGTGAAAAAATTCACAAAAAATGTGACGGAAATCAACGTATTTCATATTTTGTTGCTCCGCTCTCACCCTTTCTTGATCCTGGAAGTCCTGCTTTTGAACATCCAGAAAAGTATGGGTATAAGAAATTCTGTCATAAGCTCGAAGACTTCCGGGAGGCAATGAGACAGCCTTCGTGGAAAAATATGCTGAGTTATGAAACAAACAGTATGACAAGAGCGGAAATCGTCAGAGCCACCTATGATTCGGCTTTAAAGCTAAATGACTTTAAATATAAAAACAACCTGATTACAAAAGATGTCCATGATGAGGTAGCTGTTAAAATAGATAAATCATTGGAATTCCTCCAGCGCTTGGATAGGATCATTCTTCTGCCCAAATCAAAACAAAAGCAGGAAATGGAGAAAATTAAAGAAGAAGTAGACCAAATCAATCGTCACAGCATCTGTGGAAAAAATGAACTAAAGTGGGAGGTGAAAAAGCTGTTTGCTGATTTCCCTTCCTTAACCTACATCGGCCTGGAATTATTAGTGAAGGATATCATTAAAGGTGTAAAGTGCAGGGTAGGAAAAATCGACAGAAATATTGTTTTTACAGGTGAGTCTCAAAATAGTAGCATTGAAAAGTAA
- a CDS encoding metalloregulator ArsR/SmtB family transcription factor: protein MNLEMQQFKAEFFKALAHPLRIRILELLSEGDKSVNEIQTLVGSEGSAVSQQLTILRAKNIVTGTKEGNKVIYTLKDPMIIELLAVARQIFNNHLVDTITILDKFKEVDEEAAATPKN from the coding sequence TTGAATCTTGAAATGCAGCAATTTAAGGCGGAATTCTTCAAAGCATTAGCACACCCTTTGAGAATCCGTATTTTAGAGCTCTTATCAGAAGGGGATAAAAGTGTAAACGAAATTCAAACACTCGTTGGAAGTGAAGGTTCGGCTGTTTCTCAACAATTGACCATCCTACGAGCTAAAAATATTGTGACGGGTACGAAGGAAGGAAATAAGGTAATTTACACACTTAAGGATCCAATGATTATTGAATTGCTAGCTGTTGCCAGGCAGATTTTCAATAACCATCTCGTTGATACTATTACGATCCTGGATAAATTTAAAGAAGTAGACGAAGAAGCCGCTGCAACACCGAAGAATTAA